In one Drosophila gunungcola strain Sukarami chromosome 2R unlocalized genomic scaffold, Dgunungcola_SK_2 000004F, whole genome shotgun sequence genomic region, the following are encoded:
- the LOC128254302 gene encoding uncharacterized protein LOC128254302 isoform X1, whose product MNLFIVLVVVSVFLNFIQAAPSVDISNDELMDGKYLCEAGSKKFDGPFIVRLISAANGQTVVCYECSQSDFKAKYTVKPCGDRFISGKMGSSHHRDMLPYLVRMDPMYKDTWSSKLKRNFDEIDKASASFSILNQLV is encoded by the exons ATGAATCTTTTTATTGTCCTGGTGGTGGTATCGGTGTTCTTAAACTTTATTCAAGCAGCACCGAGCGTG gacATTTCTAATGACGAATTGATGGATGGCAAATATCTATGTGAAG CCGGCTCAAAGAAGTTTGATGGACCATTTATAGTTAG ATTGATTTCCGCTGCAAACGGACAAACAGTCGTTTGCTACGAATGCAGCCAGTCCGATTTCAAGGCAAAGTACACAGTGAAGCCCTGCGGAGATCGGTTTATATCTGGAAAAATGGGATCAAGCCACCACAGAGACATGCTGCCGTACCTGGTGAGGATGGATCCGATGTACAAGGACACCTGGAGCAGTAAGCTCAAAAGAAACTTTGATGAAATCGACAAGGCCTCCGCCAGCTTCAGCATTCTCAACCAACTCGTCTAG
- the LOC128254302 gene encoding uncharacterized protein LOC128254302 isoform X2: MNLFIVLVVVSVFLNFIQAAPSVDISNDELMDGKYLCEDLSALKKFYNGNSESLRTPGFLSDDISTSQLFNELYKLYLRNANPSLPKNKNLETFQERLSRTVSKRGLDSIGGGHLIKRTESRRLLSD, translated from the exons ATGAATCTTTTTATTGTCCTGGTGGTGGTATCGGTGTTCTTAAACTTTATTCAAGCAGCACCGAGCGTG gacATTTCTAATGACGAATTGATGGATGGCAAATATCTATGTGAAG aTCTTTCagcgttaaaaaaattttataatggCAACAGCGAAAGTTTAAGAACACCAGGATTTTTAAGCGACGACATATCCACATCGCAATTATTCAACGAATTGTACAAACTTTATTTGCGAAATGCGAATCCTTCGCtgcccaaaaacaaaaatcttgaAACCTTTCAAGAGAGGTTATCGCGAACAGTTTCTAAACGTGGCTTAGACagcattggtggaggacactTGATAAAAAGGACTGAAAGTAGACGGCTATTAAGCGACTAA
- the LOC128254299 gene encoding G protein alpha s subunit isoform X1 encodes MGCFGSPTSKQSDVNSEDSKSQKRRSDAISRQLQKDKQLYRATHRLLLLGAGESGKSTIVKQMRILHVDGFSETEKKQKIDDIKKNIRDAILTITGAMSTLNPPVALEKKENEPRVEYIQDYASSPDFNYPPEFYEHTEELWKDKGVLQTYERSNEYQLIDCAKYFLDRVSTIKNPNYTPNEQDILRCRVLTSGIFETRFQVDKVNFHMFDVGGQRDERRKWIQCFNDVTAIIFVTACSSYNMVLREDPTQNRLRESLDLFKSIWNNRWLRTISIILFLNKQDLLAEKIKAGKSKLSEYFSEFNKYQTPIDTGDAIMESNDDPEVIRAKYFIRDEFLRISTASGDGKHYCYPHFTCAVDTENIKRVFNDCRDIIQRMHLRQYELL; translated from the exons ATGGGTTGCTTTGGGTCCCCCACCTCGAAGCAGTCGGATGTGAACTCGGAGGACTCGAAGAGCCAGAAGCGCCGGAGCGATGCAATATCTAGACAGTTGCAGAAGGACAAACAGCTCTACAGGGCCACACACAGGCTGCTCCTCCTGGGGGCGGGCGAGTCCGGCAAATCAACTATAGTCAAGCAAATGCGAATATTGCATGTCGACGGATTTTCTGAAACAGAGAAGAAACAGAAAATTGATGatattaaaaagaatattCGAGACGCTATCTTG ACTATTACAGGAGCCATGAGCACACTTAATCCACCTGTAGCtttagaaaagaaagaaaatgaaCCCAGAGTGGAGTACATTCAGGATTATGCATCTA GTCCGGACTTTAATTATCCTCCTGAATTTTATGAACATACAGAAGAACTATGGAAAGACAAAGGCGTTCTTCAAACCTATGAGAGGTCGAATGAGTATCAATTAATCGATTGTGCGAAATA CTTCCTGGACCGAGTAAGCACAATCAAGAATCCAAACTATACCCCTAATGAGCAGGATATTCTTCGGTGCCGTGTTTTGACTTCTGGAATTTTTGAAACAAGATTTCAAGTGGACAAAGTAAATTTTCA CATGTTTGATGTCGGAGGACAGCGAGATGAGCGTAGAAAATGGATTCAATGTTTCAATGATGTAACTGCTATTATATTCGTAACTGCGTGCTCAAGTTATAACATGGTTTTGCGTGAAGATCCCACCCAAAATCGACTTCGAGAATCTTTGGATTTGTTCAAGAGTATTTGGAACAACAG ATGGCTTCGCACGATTTCTattatactatttttaaataagcaaGATTTGTTAGCAGAGAAAATTAAGGCTGGAAAAAGTAAATTGTCGGAATATTTCTCCGAGTTTAACAAATACCAAACGCCAA TCGACACAGGTGACGCAATAATGGAATCCAATGACGACCCAGAAGTAATACgagcaaaatatttcataCGAGACGAGTTTCTG CGTATATCTACCGCTAGCGGAGACGGTAAACACTACTGCTATCCACATTTCACATGCGCCGTTGACACAGAAAACATTAAACGTGTGTTTAATGATTGCAGAGACATTATTCAAAGGATGCACCTTCGTCAATATGAATTGTTATAG
- the LOC128254299 gene encoding guanine nucleotide-binding protein G(s) subunit alpha isoform X2 → MGCFGSPTSKQSDVNSEDSKSQKRRSDAISRQLQKDKQLYRATHRLLLLGAGESGKSTIVKQMRILHVDGFSETEKKQKIDDIKKNIRDAILTITGAMSTLNPPVALEKKENEPRVEYIQDYASSPDFNYPPEFYEHTEELWKDKGVLQTYERSNEYQLIDCAKYFLDRVSTIKNPNYTPNEQDILRCRVLTSGIFETRFQVDKVNFHMFDVGGQRDERRKWIQCFNDVTAIIFVTACSSYNMVLREDPTQNRLRESLDLFKSIWNNRWLRTISIILFLNKQDLLAEKIKAGKSKLSEYFSEFNKYQTPSDAIMESNDDPEVIRAKYFIRDEFLRISTASGDGKHYCYPHFTCAVDTENIKRVFNDCRDIIQRMHLRQYELL, encoded by the exons ATGGGTTGCTTTGGGTCCCCCACCTCGAAGCAGTCGGATGTGAACTCGGAGGACTCGAAGAGCCAGAAGCGCCGGAGCGATGCAATATCTAGACAGTTGCAGAAGGACAAACAGCTCTACAGGGCCACACACAGGCTGCTCCTCCTGGGGGCGGGCGAGTCCGGCAAATCAACTATAGTCAAGCAAATGCGAATATTGCATGTCGACGGATTTTCTGAAACAGAGAAGAAACAGAAAATTGATGatattaaaaagaatattCGAGACGCTATCTTG ACTATTACAGGAGCCATGAGCACACTTAATCCACCTGTAGCtttagaaaagaaagaaaatgaaCCCAGAGTGGAGTACATTCAGGATTATGCATCTA GTCCGGACTTTAATTATCCTCCTGAATTTTATGAACATACAGAAGAACTATGGAAAGACAAAGGCGTTCTTCAAACCTATGAGAGGTCGAATGAGTATCAATTAATCGATTGTGCGAAATA CTTCCTGGACCGAGTAAGCACAATCAAGAATCCAAACTATACCCCTAATGAGCAGGATATTCTTCGGTGCCGTGTTTTGACTTCTGGAATTTTTGAAACAAGATTTCAAGTGGACAAAGTAAATTTTCA CATGTTTGATGTCGGAGGACAGCGAGATGAGCGTAGAAAATGGATTCAATGTTTCAATGATGTAACTGCTATTATATTCGTAACTGCGTGCTCAAGTTATAACATGGTTTTGCGTGAAGATCCCACCCAAAATCGACTTCGAGAATCTTTGGATTTGTTCAAGAGTATTTGGAACAACAG ATGGCTTCGCACGATTTCTattatactatttttaaataagcaaGATTTGTTAGCAGAGAAAATTAAGGCTGGAAAAAGTAAATTGTCGGAATATTTCTCCGAGTTTAACAAATACCAAACGCCAA GTGACGCAATAATGGAATCCAATGACGACCCAGAAGTAATACgagcaaaatatttcataCGAGACGAGTTTCTG CGTATATCTACCGCTAGCGGAGACGGTAAACACTACTGCTATCCACATTTCACATGCGCCGTTGACACAGAAAACATTAAACGTGTGTTTAATGATTGCAGAGACATTATTCAAAGGATGCACCTTCGTCAATATGAATTGTTATAG
- the LOC128254301 gene encoding probable transaldolase, with product MGSDRTLKKQKMSVLQELKKITTIVADTGDFEAINIYKPTDATTNPSLILSASSMERYQPLVQKAVDYAKGKKGSVSDQVAEAMDYLCVLFGTEILKVVPGRVSTEIDARLSFDTKRSVAKALKLIDLYKSLGIGKERILIKLASTWEGIKAAEILENEHGVHCNLTLLFSFAQAVACAEAGVTLISPFVGRILDWYVANTETKKFEALKDPGVISVTNIYNYYKKFGYKTLVMGASFRNVGEIKALAGCDLLTISPSLLKELENETESVTTYLSVDNAKLQDIEKITVDESKFRWLLNEDAMATDKLSEGIRKFAVDTVKLENLIKTYLK from the exons ATGGGAAGTGATCGCACGTTGAAAAAGCAAAAGATGTCGGTTTTACAggaattaaagaaaattaccACCATTGTCGCAGACACCGGCGACTTTGAAG CTATTAACATCTACAAGCCCACAGATGCCACGACCAATCCCTCCCTCATTTTGTCCGCCTCCTCCATGGAGCGGTACCAGCCCCTGGTGCAAAAGGCGGTGGACTATGCCAAGGGCAAGAAGGG CTCCGTGAGTGACCAAGTGGCCGAGGCCATGGATTACCTATGCGTGCTGTTCGGAACGGAAATCTTGAAGGTCGTCCCTGGCCGGGTTTCCACCGAAATCGATGCCCGTCTCTCGTTCGACACCAAGAGGAGTGTGGCTAAGGCCCTCAAGCTGATTGACCTGTACAAATCGCTGGGCATTGGCAAGGAGCGCATCCTGATCAAGCTGGCCTCCACCTGGGAGGGCATCAAGGCGGCCGAGATCCTGGAGAACGAGCACGGCGTGCACTGCAACCTGACGCTCCTCTTCTCGTTCGCCCAGGCGGTGGCTTGCGCGGAGGCCGGAGTGACTCTGATCTCGCCGTTCGTGGGCAGGATCCTGGACTGGTATGTGGCCAACACGGAGACAAAGAAGTTCGAGGCCCTCAAGGACCCGGGTGTGATCTCTGTGACGAACATCTACAACTACTACAAGAAGTTCGGCTACAAGACCCTGGTAATGGGCGCCTCCTTCCGGAACGTGGGCGAGATCAAGGCCCTGGCAGGCTGCGATCTGCTCACCATCAGTCCCTCGCTGCTCAAGGAGCTGGAGAACGAGACCGAATCGGTGACCACCTACTTGTCAGTCGACAACGCCAAGCTGCAGGACATCGAGAAGATCACCGTGGACGAGAGCAAGTTCCGCTGGCTGCTCAACGAGGACGCCATGGCCACTGACAAACTCTCCGAGGGCATTAGGAAGTTTGCCGTGGATACTGTTAAGCTGGAGAATTTGATTAAGACCTATCTTAAGTAG
- the LOC128254298 gene encoding U3 small nucleolar RNA-associated protein 25 homolog: MKQKHSKNRAKPYKKTTPDRRNERFSKNYSYIQRSKQMEESHRRERIPTVPKQEFEPVAELLPEIPDDVDEAGFYEQLVTGYNHIPTSQILSSTTEDPSVPVPKKIKPKKEKRSEKINADLEIYNSFTKRFDFELSTDNINDLIAGKDVKSIKDNWSALGNVKFEIPRLSEDFKEPDCSEPKDIVSSSDLQKLEVKLSICGNAKLPLTALQSQLFYVANNYQDIYYPHRSHANAEDIRYVYCLHALNHMLKVRSLILRNNEKVSALAKTQKLSPNEISIPESFRDQGLKRMKVVFIVPFRESALKIVNIIGDLLFGSQEENARKTSIANYERFLGDYSGNTIYFPKTNPKPVDYEQTFSGNTDDNFKLGIRFTKKTMALFSDMNASDILIASPLGLRMLVTDKDNDFDFLNSIELLIVDQAELFLAQNWENLLHSLDHLHLQPQKLPDTNCQRVRTWCLSGASSFYRQTLFFSSQELPEFRAVLNSKCNNYQGKARISNLIEHGDIRNVLTPIQQVFRRISCSNVESTFDDRFQYFVKHIMPQFSKPGFSHCMLYVPSYFDYVRIRNHFKTEMVSFVQINEYTKKEKISRARDIFFHSGASVLLYSERAHFFRRTRIKGIRNLIMYQPPNFPHFYSEMINLMLESNQNPRDGFGEEMSVNILYTKYDLLSLSNIVGSENAVKLTSGKKDSYLFSTKT; the protein is encoded by the exons atgaaacaaaaacactCTAAAAACAGGGCTAAAccctataaaaaaacaacgcCCGACCGTCGAAATGAAAGATTTTCGAAAAACTATAGTTATATTCAGAGGAGCAAGCAAATGGAGGAGTCCCATCGCAGAGAAAGGATTCCCACAGTCCCAAAACAGGAATTTGAGCCCGTGGCCGAACTCCTGCCGGAGATTCCGGACGATGTGGATGAGGCAGGATTCTATGAACAGCTAGTGACTGGATACAATCACATTCCCACAA GTCAGATTCTTAGCTCTACCACGGAGGACCCAAGTGTTCCGGTGCCCAAAAAGATAAAACCCAAAAAGGAAAAGCGCTCTGAGAAGATAAATGCGGACTTGGAAATATACAATTCGTTTACAAAACGCTTCGATTTTGAGCTGTCCACAGACAATATCAACGATTTGATTGCGGGAAAAGATGTGAAGAGCATCAAGGATAATTGGTCTGCCTTGGGAAATGTCAAGTTTGAGATTCCACGACTGTCTGAGGACTTCAAGGAGCCCGATTGCAGTGAACCCAAAGACATTGTCAGTTCCTCAGACCTTCAAAAGTTGGAAGTAAAGCTGTCCATCTGTGGAAACGCCAAGCTTCCACTCACGGCCCTGCAATCCCAACTATTCTACGTTGCCAATAACTATCAGGATATTTATTACCCCCACCGAAGTCATGCCAATGCCGAGGATATTCGATATGTATACTGCCTGCACGCCCTTAACCACATGCTTAAAGTCAGGTCCCTGATATTGCGTAACAATGAAAAGGTTTCGGCACTGGCCAAAACCCAGAAATTGTCACCTAATGAAATCTCCATACCAGAAAGCTTCAGAGACCAAGGACTGAAGCGTATGAAGGTTGTTTTCATAGTGCCTTTCAGAGAATCGGCACTTAAGATTGTAAATATTATTGGAGACCTACTGTTTGGCAGCCAAGAAG AAAATGCAAGAAAGACCTCAATTGCCAACTATGAACGCTTTCTGGGAGATTACTCTGGCAATACGATATACTTCCCAAAAACCAACCCCAAGCCAGTGGACTATGAGCAAACCTTCAGTGGCAACACGGATGACAACTTTAAACTGGGAATTCGCTTCACCAAGAAGACCATGGCTCTTTTCTCCGACATGAACGCATCGGACATATTGATCGCATCTCCTTTGGGTCTAAGAATGCTCGTCACCGACAAGGATAATgattttgactttttaaactCAATTGAACTGCTAATTGTTGACCAAGCCGAACTTTTTCTAGCGCAGAACTGGGAGAATCTTCTGCACTCGCTGGACCATCTACATTTGCAGCCACAGAAGCTGCCAGATACGAATTGCCAGCGGGTTCGAACTTGGTGTCTCAGTGGAGCATCGAGTTTCTACCGCCAAACCCTGTTTTTCTCATCCCAGGAGCTCCCAGAATTCCGAGCAGTGCTCAACAGTAAATGCAACAATTACCAGGGAAAGGCACGGATCTCGAATCTGATCGAGCACGGCGACATTCGCAATGTGCTGACACCAATTCAACAGGTTTTCCGCCGCATCAGTTGCTCCAACGTGGAGTCGACCTTCGACGATCGCTTTCAGTACTTCGTCAAGCATATTATGCCCCAATTCAGCAAGCCCGGGTTCTCCCATTGCATGCTGTACGTGCCCAGCTATTTTGACTACGTACGGATACGAAATCATTTCAAAACCGAAATGGTCAGTTTTGTGCAGATAAATGAGTAtacaaagaaagaaaagatttCCCGGGCGAGAGATATATTCTTCCACAGCGGAGCATCTGTTCTACTGTACTCGGAAAGAGCACACTTCTTCCGGCGCACCCGAATTAAGGGCATCCGGAATTTGATTATGTACCAACCGCCCAATTTTCCGCATTTTTATTCCGAAATGATCAATTTGATGCTCGAGTCCAATCAAAACCCGCGGGATGGTTTCGGGGAAGAAATGTCCGTCAATATTTTGTACACAAAATACGACCTGCTAAGTTTAAGTAACATTGTTGGAAGCGAAAACGCTGTGAAATTGACTTCTGGGAAGAAAGATTCTTACTTATTTTCCACCAAAACATAA